Within the Phaseolus vulgaris cultivar G19833 chromosome 9, P. vulgaris v2.0, whole genome shotgun sequence genome, the region CTTGACATAAAAGACAACAGAGAGCTATCATCAACACACAACATTCTTTAGGGCTAGAAACCATGGTTTCTGGCTTAAGTGTATGTTCTAGTAAGGAGACATCCCTCTTGATTAGAATATTTATGCTCTAGTAATGAGACATCTCTCttaattaaaacacaaatataTTTGTTGCATTCTCTCTTTTGTTCTCTCTTTTGTACTTTCTATTGGCAAGTCaagtatttttcttttagtgaTGGTTGACTAcgattttttcaaatttaattaatttttaaaatataattaataattttaaaaaaaaaatatgattagcAAAAAGATACCAAATTGTATTATAAATGCATAAAGATTCTTACCGTGACATATGAAATATGTATTCTCTTTTTGGaagtttatatttaaaaaattatctaaatttttttcatgtaaatatattttatatatgttcttTGATCATTAAAGAAAACATTATATTGTATGAATCATGATACATTTTGGTAGtacaaaattcagttttgtgGGATGTAAATTGGATTAGGAATATATTAAAGTGCTGATTTGTGATGGAGATTaactttgttattttttttatcaaaaataattaaattgtatGAATCttgattattaaaaaatcaattatattcattactaaaaaataattaaataaaaattaatttaaaaataaaaattaattaattattatataaactaaattagatactatattagaaattaaaaaaattatcagtaTCTAAACCATGTAAATacttaactatcaattatttaaatactaAAGTAAGTAGCTAAATAGGGTTGAAGGATTTTAAAATActctatatttattatttttctttactgataaaaaaagtttAGTAAGAGATTAGAAGATAAAATATGTACAATTTAAAATCAAGGGTATctaattgaatatatatatatatataattctttaaaatatagaaataaacCTAATCAGTTTTTACTAGTGTAAGATGAAATTCATGCATATTATTTTGCCAACAAATAAATCAAATGACTAAAAGTTCCAACGTAAATATATTGTTTCAATGATTAAAAAGAGTATTATATTTTAcgctaaatatatatttatttttaaaatttgctACAACATTTTATCGAACTCAAATTctaatcaaattaaatttataaaaaaaaagttatggtCAAAATTCATCtaatgtttgttttttttttaacaatgaattaattaaattaatctaAAAGCATGTTTTAATCCTTACACACAAAAAAGTTCAAAAACCTCTATACCTCACCCCTTAATGCATAGTGCATAGCAGCTGAACAAATCAGCAAAAAGAAAACTATGAATTCTAACAAAACTATATAtcttaaatagaaaataagacAATTTCTAGTAATATCCAGCAAATCATTATGtttatttaatatatgtttAAGTTTCAATACATCTGTTTCATATAACTTAAGAGTCGATATTAGGGACaatttatatctttattttttaacttttttatatgttttttaagaacaaaatcgtGACGGGACTCCAAACTCAAAAGTAAACCATATTTAAAATGCAGTGATTGACCATAAAGATGTTATATTAATGGACTTGAGATTGAAACATTAACGCTAAAGAGTCAAGGtaaatgataatttaaaaaCATCTTCCTCCCATAATCCTTCGAaacatcttttaaaaataaaattattatcgaACTTCAAGTTTCAAAAAGGATAATACCTTAATATGATAATTGTGATACTATTTCAACGAAATTGAGAttgagaaaaaatataaatataaaagtagTATATATTCCAATAAAatgtaatgaatttttttaaaagcaatGCAACTTAAATACATTTGAGAGATGTAATTCATTTCAAATTAAAGGTaagtatttaataattaaaaaacctAATATGATGCCAAAGGCATAGCTAGCTTTCCCCATTGATTTGATCTGCACTAGGAGTCATATGTGATAATTAATTAGGGACTTAGGATTCCATTTGTCTAACATGTTTTGCAACAGTCTGATGGGAAACGAAGTTTGAATTTATGTACATTTCTGCTGATTCTTTCACATTCCATATCCAACACCTAAATTTTCATTGGAAGATGTAACTCACAAAGAAAATTTTCATCATACATACATATAAAATCTCTCTAAAAgaatcactaaaaaaatcatgaaatacagccaatttttagagatcaaaataattagttacaatagtaactaaattagagaccattttagaaactaaaaaaaaaattggtttctaaattagtttctattattgttaaatagtttctaaatttgtatctaattagcaaccaaattttttgctaccaaatttagaaactaaataattggtagttaaaaccttggttgctaattagataccaatttataaactatttaacaataatagaaactaatttagaaaccaaatttgtttttagtttctaaggtggtctctaatttatttactatcgcaactaattattttattctttaaaaattggtttctatttgatgattttctttagtgagtattttagtaaataataactattttaattcGAACAAGATTGTGTACAATGTTTATAGTGTAAGATCACAAATtgctttttatgaaaaataatttagctTGTATATAATAAAACTCTTCGAATGTTTGACATAATTGTATATGaaatacttaaattttaaactactaactaaattaaaataatttagtatGAGATAAtactgtttatttagaaaataaaaaatattagccATGGTGAAGTAGGTTTTTGGAAACATAGGGTTTGCCCCCAGTTCGGTTTTCTCTCTACTCTTTTTGCAGTGTCACATCAAAACTTTATGCGCAAGACTAATAACAATGTTGAAATTTACAGAACTCGGTGAGGGTTAGTTTTGTCCTATTCATGGATCCTAAATATTTATGAACAGCTTTTGTACGTTATATTgctatttataaattttgttttatatattctttcacaatcaaatcaatttggttttaagggttttaatttattatgataagttctcacactcaaattaatataaaaaactatACATATATGACCACAAAGTTCAAAATGAATAGTAACCAATTTCTTTGTCCACTTGattatatatatgaatagtaaaaaaatttattcacaacaaaaacataaataaacatGGTTCACTTTAAGAGTTGTCTTTCCTTACACAaactaaaattcaaaaaaactccaACTGTTTATTCTGTCAAAACTAACTAGAGGTAACGGGAAGTTCAAGAATGAACCCCATCGTCCTATTAACAACTTTTAATTGAGTGTCTACATTTCAGGAGTTCTAGGCACTAGTTAGATACCAGGAGTTCTAGAGACTAGTCAGTGCACAAGAAACTCACTGATTGTATCTTTGAAGACCAAACCTTAAACCGTGTTAAGGAAAAATTTTCAGAATGATCTATCACTCCTCTATTGAATAAACATTTATTCTTTTGTCTCTAAATCTCACTTAAACATTATCCAAAATAAGATTAACTAAAGTGGACGCGTCAAAATATTTAAACTGTTCAAGATGTGAACCAGGAGAAAGAAGATATACAGAACTCACTTCTAACCAAATATAACAAAGATTCCAAATTAGTCAACCAAACAGCTATGCAATCAAAGAACAATTAATTTGTGGACTCCTTTGACACACTGCATAAACAGTACAAATTACTCAAAATCTCTCGTCTCTTCAGATTGACCTGAGTAACAATTAGGaaaaattttatatgacaagtttattaatttttacgGTAGCAATCTCAAAAATCATATTAATGACGAGTTTTCTGATTAAGTAACAGTGTATGAACTATTTTAGCACACAAACATTAATCTCGTACAATGTTTTTCTGGTTTAAGTATGATAAATAGGATTATTATTGCTATATATGCAGATAGAAGGTGAGTGAAGCAATCCAGTGAAGCATAGGAAAGCAGTATGAGTGGTGCATCAGAAAACCCTATTCATGAGAGTAATGAAGGTACagcgtcttcttcttcttcttcttattcctCTTCATCATCAACAACACTGAAACTCTTCGGTTTTCCATTAACCCCACCAAGCAGCACTGTTTCTCCTCATTGCCCTCACAAGAGATTCAAGTGCCACTTCTGCTACCGTGAATTCGCTAATTCCCAAGCTCTCGGTGGCCACCAGAACGCCCACAAGAGAGAACGCCAGAAAGCAGCTCTCTCACCCTTCACTTACTTTCTCCACCATCAACGTTTCACACCACCCACTCATTCTCCGATCGTGCTTCCGCACGGAGGATCAACACCGTTGGTTGCTCCACGTGATCATCATCACCATCATAGGGTTGGGTTAGTGAGGCCAATGGGTGCAGGTGCAATTAGCATTAGCACAGTGAGGAAAGTACACAATACTATTAATGGTGGTGATGGTGATGGTGATggtgatggtggtgttgatcttAACTTGAGTTTGGCTAACAATACACCTTCCAAGTTTAGGGACAATGAATTGGGTAGGTGTAGGAGAACTTGAATATGCACTTCCTTCTCAGTACTACTTTTGTGCTTATCCCTTTCACtacctaaaccctaaattacAAGACAACACCATATAATTTATAGTACTTTTTTGCTCTCTTCTCTATGTAGCTACACACCTAATGCTCATACTTTGTTCTTAGGGGAATTAAGGGAATCTCATCTCAACCCTATACTACTAGCTCATGTAATTGAGGGGATTAGGTTAtgttatgcatttttttttcacaggcgaataataaataaataaacatcaAATATTCGAGGATGTTCTAATGTAGTACAGACATGGACATTGATACGGTACAAACACAAATACGGAAATACGTATAATTTTTAGAATGTATGACACGGGGATACAAATTTATGTATAATCTCTAGAATGTATGACACGaggatacaaatttataaattatataattatgaattatataaattgataataaaaatttatatgcacAAATAGGTTTCAGATATTTTTTTGGAGCATGAAGTTATTTTTCATACCTGGTTCAaaaaatttgttccttatttttatagatttgttcattatttttataatcataataaaaatttatacaataaatttgagtttttataaaattaatgtatttctcttttttaaaattgtgttagaaccgtgttaGAATtatcagaaatctaacaaatattttttggaattaGACACTTGACCGATACGTGTCATAGAGTGTCTTACAAGTGTCGGTGTTTGATACGTGTATCCAACACGAACACAccattcactacaagaaaatcatgaaatagaaaccaatttttagagacaaaaaataatgacttgtatattgactaaattaaagaccattttagagattaaaaaaattttgatttttaaattagtttctattattgttacatggtttctaaattggtgtctaattagcaaccaatttagaaaccatttaataataattgaaactaatttagaaaccaaattttttttaatctctaaaatagtctttaatttagtcactatagcaactcattattttttttctctaaaaatttgtttctatttcgtgattttcttgtagtaatttAAGAGAAGTATATGAGTCTCTTTCCACATAATGTGTAACAAAAAGTAACTTCAACTTAATCTACGAGATTTAAGAGAATTATAcgtatatttcaaattattatcTGAAACGTTTCTCCATACATAACTAATTAACACAAAAAAACCTACACTTGAGAAGTCCTATTTGATATATGTGAtgcaacatattatctgcatgttttttaaataaataacgaTCAAGTGTCTCCTTCCAAACTTTGATTTcagttataaaattttattttattgttacgGAGACAGAAAAATCTATGCATGTATGCATTTTGGTGATGGAACAATATTTGATGGGGACTGAAAAATGGATCACTGAGAAAGATGCAATGGTTGACGAAGATAAACGTATGGGAAAATGACCCATAATAATTGCTAATACTCAAAAAGAAAACAACACAATGAAcaattttcctttatttttttttatatagatcaCAAAAATCTGTCAGAAAACAATTTTTCGTTCAACTCAtatattataaacaataaaagaaTCTCCCACATATTAAATTCAATTACTCCAACAGCTAGAACAATCCTACACCAGAATCCCGTTGGAAGTGAAAAGTAGAAGAGAACTTCAAAATCAGGAAATTCAAATTCTTGTTCTACTTAACAGCAAATTCTTCATTCAAGATGTACCTTCCCCTTATCTTGCTCCATTCCCATATAAGCTATTACACCAATTCTTCTTACCTCAAATTCGAGAGATAACATTGTTAAGATTATTATTCGagatattgtttgttttgaaggTCAATATTCCTTTAtgattttgtctttaaaaaagTCTCAATGTACGATAAAAAGAAGAAGTATATAAATTGTCTTTTACCTCAACTCTTAAGTGAACCTCAATTCTTAAGAGTAAACGAAAGACAaaagatatgagaatgaatatcttttctttcttggtattcaaatcaaaacaaataatctgaatatatacaagtagtacactcattctaggtttaactaaagaggaaaaaaatcaataattaaatactagaatcataacacacaagaCAAAATCaaggttattcacctctataaagagaaacaactgataattagaaaagacattaaattattctcctctataaagagaaacaactgataattagaaaagacattAAATTATTCTCCTCTATAAACGTAAACAattgataattagaaaagacactcGATTAATATTAGGATCGTTCTATAACTCTGGTTATTAATTCCATCATACCATAAATGTGCTGCCATAGATAACCCTCAACAGTATTTGTGAGCAAAAGCCACTAGATTCATCCACGTTTAACAAGTTTTGTATATGTTGTCCACCTTCTGCAGCTGAATAAGATACACTGtttcctctacctcttcttcACACATAGGATTGTAGGTTTCACCTTCTACCATCACATTCCAAGCCATATATAGTTTCTTCCTAATCCACCTCTAGTTAAAATTTTAAGCTCTTAAATGTATCTGTTAATGTTTTATGAAAAAGTGTTTGGATTGCATTTGATGGTAAAATTTAGAAACATatgaaaaaatacatttttaaagaTAGAGTGATcgatttttctgaaattttctCTTTGGTGCAATTAAAAGTATGATTTTGGATTACTTCTAAAAttgtttctgatttttttttttttgataggTGTTTTTGATCCCATGACCCGTATGTTTTTATCAAGTAATTGAGAGCTTTTTGTAAGGAAAAATGTGAAGAGTTgttagtttttttgttttatataaagATTTTGAGTTGAAAAACCTAAAGTTTATACTAATTTATCTGCATACCTTCTAATCCGATATCATTATCAATTGATTTAACATCTTCTCTTCCTATTCACTCTCCTCTCATAAATTAAAGAGTATTTAGCATAATGTCTTATTTAGTTAATTCGATGTGATTATATTAATTTGTGTCTGTCATCAAGATGATTCAAATGttcttttttctaatttttttgtgGGTTGAAATATACAGTATCTCTATGTTTTATTGGACCATTCAGAAAAAGTGCAACCCAAAACTTTTAGACTTTTGCTATTTACACCTTTCGGATT harbors:
- the LOC137822468 gene encoding zinc finger protein 7-like — encoded protein: MSGASENPIHESNEGTASSSSSSYSSSSSTTLKLFGFPLTPPSSTVSPHCPHKRFKCHFCYREFANSQALGGHQNAHKRERQKAALSPFTYFLHHQRFTPPTHSPIVLPHGGSTPLVAPRDHHHHHRVGLVRPMGAGAISISTVRKVHNTINGGDGDGDGDGGVDLNLSLANNTPSKFRDNELGRCRRT